The nucleotide window ATTTCAACCTTCAGAGTTTGTAAAGCTTGCTGTCATCATTTACTTGGCAGCCGTTTATGCGAAAAAACAGGCCTATATCAACCAATTTAATAAAGGCGTTCTCCCGCCGTTAGTTTATCTTTTTATCGTTTGTGCGTTGATCATTTTTCAACCAGACTTCGGAACAGCATTTATTATAATGGTCATTGCCAGTATGATCATTTTGTGCTCCGGAATGAATTTTAAAAGTATAGCAAAATTAGTAATTCTGGCCTTAATCATCCTTCTGCCGATTATTTTAGTATCGTGGGGAAAGTTTTTTTCTGATGAACAATTAAGTCGATTTGCTGTATTGGAGAACCCCTTTTCTGAAAAATATATAAAAGATGAAGGATTTCATCTAGCAAATTCATACATTGCGATTGGATCTGGTGGTGTAAATGGATTGGGTCTAGGTAGAAGTATCCAGAAGCTTGGCTATTTACCGGAATCACATACCGATTTCATTATGGCAGTAATTGCTGAAGAACTAGGGATATGGGGTGTTGGTTTCGTTATTTTACTCCTAGGCTACGTCGTCCTTCGTGGAATATATATCGGCTTACAATGTAAGGATCCTTTTGGCAGCCTGTTGGCCATTGGGATTTCAAGTATGATTGGAATCCAAACCTTTATTAATCTTGCAGGTGTGTCTGGGTTAATTCCGTTAACGGGTGTCCCGCTCCCATATATAAGCTACGGTGGTTCCTCATTGTTAATGCTAGGGATTGCAACTGGGATACTTGTAAATGTTTCTATGTTTACTAAATATGAAAAGAAATATAAAGATAAACAAGAACATGGGGTTAAAAAGAAAAATTCCCAAGATGGAAAGGTATATTACATTAATTAAGACGCGGGGGACAAGTAATCCCTTGCGTTTTTAAAAATACATAGAGAATAGAAGGTGCTTTACGTGACAAGACAGATAAATAAAGTATTGGTTGCCAATCGGGGAGAGATTGCAATAAGGGTTTTTCGCGCTTGTACTGAACTGAATATTCGCACTGTTGCGATTTATTCTAAAGAAGATTCAGGAGCCTACCATCGCTATAAAGCGGATGAAGCCTATTTAGTTGGGGAAGGAAAGAAACCAATTGATGCCTATTTGGACATAGATGGAATTATTGCCATCGCTAAAAAAAGCGGTGTGAATGCCATCCATCCAGGCTATGGATTCATGTCTGAAAATATTCATTTTGCAAGAAGGTGTGAAGAAGAAGGAATTATTTTTATCGGCCCATCGCTTGAGCACTTGGATATGTTTGGTGATAAGGTAAAAGCAAGAAAACAGGCAGAGCTTGCCGATATTCCGGTTATTCCTGGTAGTAAAGGGCCTGTTGATAATGTGATGGAAGTAGAAGAGTTTGCAGATGCACACGGATTCCCAATTATTATTAAGGCCTCGCTTGGCGGGGGTGGACGTGGAATGAGAATTGTTAAAAACCATGGAGAAGTTCGGGAGGCGTTTGATCGGGCAAAATCAGAAGCAAAAGCGGCATTTGGAAATGATGAAGTTTATCTTGAAAAATTAATTGAAAAACCTAAACACATTGAGGTTCAAATCATTGGTGACAGCTTCGGAAATATTGTTCATCTATTTGACCGCGATTGTTCAGTTCAAAGACGCCATCAAAAAGTAGTTGAAGTTGCCCCAAGTGTATCCATCTCGGATGACTTACGGAAACGTATTTGTGATGCGGCTGTAAAATTGATGAAAAATGTCAATTATCTTAACGCAGGGACTGTTGAGTTTCTTGTGGCCGGAAATGATTTCTATTTCATTGAAGTAAACCCACGTATTCAAGTTGAACACACGGTTACCGAATTGGTAACAGGTATTGATATTGTCCAAACACAAATATTGGTTTCGGAGGGCCATGAGTTAAACGGGCCAATCATTAACATACCAGAACAAGAAAAAATCCAATTGAACGGATTTGCCATCCAGTCCCGTGTTACCACTGAGGATCCGCTT belongs to Neobacillus sp. OS1-2 and includes:
- a CDS encoding FtsW/RodA/SpoVE family cell cycle protein, with the translated sequence MVKKILKSYDYTLIIAIILLCTFGLVMIYSSSMASTVQRYGYQSDYFYQKQKVWLLAFTIIFLFMAIVPYKIMKFTKILVLIVLASIVLLLGLFMFGQVKNNAQSWYQIGSFLFQPSEFVKLAVIIYLAAVYAKKQAYINQFNKGVLPPLVYLFIVCALIIFQPDFGTAFIIMVIASMIILCSGMNFKSIAKLVILALIILLPIILVSWGKFFSDEQLSRFAVLENPFSEKYIKDEGFHLANSYIAIGSGGVNGLGLGRSIQKLGYLPESHTDFIMAVIAEELGIWGVGFVILLLGYVVLRGIYIGLQCKDPFGSLLAIGISSMIGIQTFINLAGVSGLIPLTGVPLPYISYGGSSLLMLGIATGILVNVSMFTKYEKKYKDKQEHGVKKKNSQDGKVYYIN